Within the Methanomicrobium sp. W14 genome, the region ACTCGGCAACCGATTCTCTTGTTACGCTTGCAATCCAGTTGTCGTGGTACAGTGTAATCTCTCTTGTATCCTCAATACTTACGACCTTTGAAAGCGGGGGGATAAAAAGCGCTACGGCATTTAGGGAAGATGTCTTGCCGCTGGCAGTTCCACCGACAAAAAGAAGGCTTTTGTTGTTTTCGATTGCAAGCCAGAAGTAGACGAGCTCCTCTGCACTGAATGTTTTGTACTCCATGAGCTCTACAGGCGTGAACGGGTCTTCACGGAATTTTCTTATTGTAAACGATGTCCCTCTGGTTGTGATTTCCTTTCCCAGAGTCAGCTGAAGACGTGAACCGTCGGGAAGCGTTGCGTCAAGCATGGGCTGGGAGATGGATATATGCTTTCCTGCCCTCTGTGCCAGGGTAATTGCAAGTGAGTTCAGGTTTTCTTCCGAAAACAAAACGTTTGTTTTTATGTTGCGGTATTTCCTGTGATATAGAAAGACCGGAACAAGGGAGCCGTCGCAGGATATATCCTCGATATACGGGTCGTTTATTAAAGGATCGAGTTTTGCCCATCCGAGAAAGTTTCTCTTAAGATAATACTGAAGCATGAAGAGAGACTTTTCTTCAGGTTTCACTTTGTATTCTTTAAGAAGTTCTGCCGTTTTTTCAAGGATTATTTGAGCTTTGTCCTTTTTTGTCTCTTCATCCGTCAGTATGAGAACATCTCTCATGTCCTCGAACAGCCTTTCCAGAAGTTCGTATTCAAATTCCGAGAGTAACGGCTCAAAAAGGAAATATTCGTTGAGATGAGTGTCGTTGTTCTGGGCTATAAGAACGCATGACCTTCCTTCTGATATCCAGTAGTCTTTCACGTGCGAATATCCTTCAGGAACTGTTATTTTGACAAGAGGTCCGTCTCTCCGAAAATTATACAGTTTTACAGGCTCTGTATTTCTCGTAAAAAAGGCTGAAAACAGATTTTTTTGAAGTTTATCACTGTTTTCACCGGAATCTGTTTTTACATTGTCCCTGGCTCTGGATTTTTTCGCTTTTTTATGACCGGCACCAGTTGATTCTTTTTCAGCAGGTCCACCTGTATTCTTTTCATTTTCAAGTGGTTTTATACTGTTTTTTTCAGGGTTATCCACGTCGTCGGGTTCTTTTTCAGGAAGTTCTGCCGAATTTTTCAAATCCTCTGGTTGCACTGTGTTATCGGAAATATCTTCTCTTTCCCCGTTTTTTTCATGAACCTTTTCACCGGCAGAAAAAACACTTTCCCCCTGTGTTTCCGGTTTTGTTGTTTCGGTGTTAACCGTTTCTGTCTTTATCTGGGTATCCTTTTCACCGTAGTTTTTTTCTCCGGCACTATTATAGTCATTGTTAAAAGAACCAGAATTTCCTTTCGCATCTTCGTTTGCTGCATCCTTTGCATCAGGATTTTCTGTATGGCTTATATGGCTTACACCTGAATTCAGGTCTGATGAAATCCCTTTGATATCGCTTTCTTTTGCCTGCCTGTCACCGGGAGAATTGTTTTTTTGTTCAGAACTATTGTTTTGAAGTTCATCAAGGTCAATATCCTGAGCATTCTGCTCCTGTTTCTTTTTTTTTCTGAAAAATGCCATTGAAAAATACCGTCCCGGTTTTAGGATTTTTATAAACTTATTTTGGGCATACAGTTGAATACTTTAAGGATAATCATATATAACAATCATATATTAATGAATTGTGTTGCATATTGTTTTTTGCAAAAACACAGGCTTTAATATGAAGTGCCTGCGTTAAATTGTTTCGGCGAAGGCATCATTCTGCCTGAAAGTATGTTTATTGTTTTTGCATGATAGGAATATTTACGAGCAGGTGGTTCATATTGTAAACGTGCATATGCAGGATGATGACGTAAAGAGAGTCCCGACAGGTATTGAATCCCTTGATCCGGTTTTGGACGGGGGAGTCCCGCCGGGTTCGGTAATTCTTCTTGCCGGGGAGCCTGGTGCAGGCAACCGTGAATTTGTATATTCTTCAGTCCTTTTTTTGTCGATGATGAAAAGAAAAGGCGCTGAAAGACCGGGGATTGTGCTCCCTCAAAATATATACTATGCAACTTTTACAAGGCTTTCATCCTCAATTACGGAAGAAATAAAACTTTCGTTTAAGCAGGACATCACGGAAGGGATTGAAGACAGTATAAATTTTATCGACCTGTCTGAGATGTACTTTGAATCAAGTGCCGTTCCTTCTGAGTGGTACAGCAACTCCTCTGTAATCGAGCGCTTTCAGAAAAAATCCCGGTCAGGAGGAGTTATACCCAAGCTTGCTGAGGTGCTGAACGAAAGTTCTCAAAAAAGTCTTATTGTGCTTGATTCTATAACTGATATTGCAACTGACAGCACGGGGATCAGTGAATGGAAAGAGCTGATAGGTTTTTTGAGAGGTCTTCAGAGAGTGTCAAAGACCTGGGATTCTGTAATATATATACTCCTTTCCGAAGGCATTCTTGCAGGTCCGCGTCTGGTTGAGATCTCGGACTGTTGCGATGCTATGGTAAGTTTCCGCTGGGAGGAAAGTTCCGGGCGAAAAAGGCAGAGAATAATGTATTTCGATAAGTTTCGCGGAGTCATGCCTCACCTCGAAGAAAATGACCTGGTGAAATTTGCAGCAAGAATCACACCCGGATCAGGATTTGAAGTCAGTAATATAAGGGTTGTAATATGATAAAGGAAAGAATCCTTACAGGCATTCAGGGCCTTGATGAGATGCTCGGAGGAGGGCTGATAAAAAACAGTACATGTTCGGTTATAGGGACATATGGTACCGGAAAAACAACATTTGCTCTGGAATTCTTGTTTGAAGGTATTAAAAAGGGCGAAAAGTGTGTTTATATAAGCCTTGAGGAGAGTGAGGCGAATATTTATGAAAAGATTTCAGACCGTGGGCGTGATGCAGAACCATACAAAGATAAGTCCCTTTTTGTCATAAAACTTGACCCTACTGACTTCAATCTTTCCATAAACAGCATTAAAAATGATCTACCTGATCTTATCAAAAGTGTCGGTGCCTCAAGGGTGGTAATAGACCCTATTTCACTTTTTGAGGGTCTTTTTGATGATATTTCGACAAGAAGACGGGAGATGTTCCGTTTCGTTGAGATGATGGAAAATTTGGAGTGCACAACCCTTCTTACGAGCGAGACAGAGCAGAACAACAACTATACAAGCAGGTACGGCCTTGTTGAATACCTGTCGGATACGGTAATTGTCCTTATGTACATAAGGCCCTCAGACCTGTCCGAAGTCCACACTGCTCTTGAAGTCGTTAAAATGAGGCGCTCAAATCACTCCAGGGAGATAAAGCCCTATGAAATACAGGAGGACAGGGTAAACGTGTATTCCGAGGCAAGTGTTTTCTGAAAAAGTATTATTTTTATCATTTAGATTTATTGATGATGTTATTTGCAGTTTATTGCATCTTTATCGTTAATTGTTAAGTAAATCCGGTTATTTTCAGCAGGCTCTTTTTACAGAGGTGTCTTTGAAAATCTTTTTTGAGGTTTCTGGTGCCCGGGTATTTGAATATTCTTTTGAAGAAAGGTCTTTAGGGAGGAAAAAGGTAAAAATACTTCCTTCGTTAATTTTGCTTTCAGCTTTTATGTCCCCGCCATGAGAACGGGCGTATCTTCTTGCGATGGAAAGACCAAGGCCTAATCTCGAAT harbors:
- a CDS encoding ATPase, T2SS/T4P/T4SS family; its protein translation is MAFFRKKKKQEQNAQDIDLDELQNNSSEQKNNSPGDRQAKESDIKGISSDLNSGVSHISHTENPDAKDAANEDAKGNSGSFNNDYNSAGEKNYGEKDTQIKTETVNTETTKPETQGESVFSAGEKVHEKNGEREDISDNTVQPEDLKNSAELPEKEPDDVDNPEKNSIKPLENEKNTGGPAEKESTGAGHKKAKKSRARDNVKTDSGENSDKLQKNLFSAFFTRNTEPVKLYNFRRDGPLVKITVPEGYSHVKDYWISEGRSCVLIAQNNDTHLNEYFLFEPLLSEFEYELLERLFEDMRDVLILTDEETKKDKAQIILEKTAELLKEYKVKPEEKSLFMLQYYLKRNFLGWAKLDPLINDPYIEDISCDGSLVPVFLYHRKYRNIKTNVLFSEENLNSLAITLAQRAGKHISISQPMLDATLPDGSRLQLTLGKEITTRGTSFTIRKFREDPFTPVELMEYKTFSAEELVYFWLAIENNKSLLFVGGTASGKTSSLNAVALFIPPLSKVVSIEDTREITLYHDNWIASVTRESVAESTGSKIDMFDLLKAAMRQRPEYIIVGEVRGEEAQTLFQAMNTGHTTFSTLHANNVDASIHRLENAPLNVPRNMVQALDVVSVQALVYRGQERVRRSREIVEIAGIDPGTGNLRVNNVFEYDPISDTHSYSGRSDVYRSIMEVRGWSSAEMNLEIENRMKVLNAMHEQGIRDYVNVTRVIQAYSINPGKVMSVIDNLKSVVP
- a CDS encoding ATPase domain-containing protein, which encodes MHDRNIYEQVVHIVNVHMQDDDVKRVPTGIESLDPVLDGGVPPGSVILLAGEPGAGNREFVYSSVLFLSMMKRKGAERPGIVLPQNIYYATFTRLSSSITEEIKLSFKQDITEGIEDSINFIDLSEMYFESSAVPSEWYSNSSVIERFQKKSRSGGVIPKLAEVLNESSQKSLIVLDSITDIATDSTGISEWKELIGFLRGLQRVSKTWDSVIYILLSEGILAGPRLVEISDCCDAMVSFRWEESSGRKRQRIMYFDKFRGVMPHLEENDLVKFAARITPGSGFEVSNIRVVI
- a CDS encoding KaiC domain-containing protein; this encodes MIKERILTGIQGLDEMLGGGLIKNSTCSVIGTYGTGKTTFALEFLFEGIKKGEKCVYISLEESEANIYEKISDRGRDAEPYKDKSLFVIKLDPTDFNLSINSIKNDLPDLIKSVGASRVVIDPISLFEGLFDDISTRRREMFRFVEMMENLECTTLLTSETEQNNNYTSRYGLVEYLSDTVIVLMYIRPSDLSEVHTALEVVKMRRSNHSREIKPYEIQEDRVNVYSEASVF